In a single window of the Deinococcus aetherius genome:
- the murC gene encoding UDP-N-acetylmuramate--L-alanine ligase, with protein MTDSPPFPSAAPADPPSPPPSHYHLMGIGGIGVSAFARLLAARGVRVSGCDASSSELTEQLEREGIPVAVGHSPTHVSGVDVLIASEAVPKDHPELVAARAAGVEVRPRMSLLDELLRAGPSVGVIGTHGKTTTTSMIAVAMQGAGLDPAAFVGGIVPEFGSNARMGHGPFVAEVDESDRGFGNLQCETAVFTNAEDDHVGGNQATYWETVEEQHAAFARFVGHARQVLYCADWPGLNGLCAGAAERLSYGQAGGADYRAVDLHPDAEGTTFTVEYRGEVLGEARVSLPGTHNVLNALAALAVTHLYGGDFGKAAAALASFRGPGRRWQRVGQLNGALVIDDYAHNATKVAAAVQAARQTGRRVRVVFQPHRYLRTQQSWPRLADALMGADEVLILDIAAASEQPIPGIHATLVSDRMAQGGHGGVRYLPDRAEVVRYLRETASGGDIIVTMGAGDVWKLSRELAGVGA; from the coding sequence ATGACTGACTCCCCCCCTTTCCCCTCCGCCGCTCCCGCCGACCCGCCCTCTCCCCCACCTTCCCACTATCACCTGATGGGCATCGGTGGCATCGGAGTAAGCGCCTTCGCGCGGCTGCTCGCGGCACGCGGGGTGCGGGTCAGCGGCTGCGACGCGTCCTCCTCCGAACTCACCGAGCAACTGGAGCGGGAGGGCATTCCGGTCGCGGTCGGGCACAGCCCCACTCATGTGAGCGGCGTGGACGTGCTGATCGCGTCGGAGGCGGTGCCCAAGGATCACCCCGAACTCGTGGCGGCGCGGGCGGCGGGGGTGGAGGTCCGTCCACGCATGAGCCTGCTGGACGAACTGTTGCGGGCGGGGCCCTCGGTCGGGGTGATCGGCACCCACGGCAAGACCACGACGACCTCGATGATCGCCGTCGCCATGCAGGGGGCGGGGCTCGACCCGGCGGCCTTCGTGGGCGGCATCGTGCCCGAGTTCGGCAGCAACGCGCGGATGGGTCATGGGCCCTTCGTCGCCGAGGTGGACGAGTCCGACCGGGGATTCGGGAACCTTCAGTGCGAGACCGCCGTGTTCACGAACGCGGAGGACGACCACGTCGGCGGCAACCAGGCGACCTATTGGGAGACGGTCGAGGAGCAGCACGCGGCCTTCGCCCGGTTCGTGGGGCACGCCCGCCAGGTGCTCTACTGCGCCGACTGGCCGGGATTGAATGGGCTTTGCGCCGGGGCAGCCGAGCGGCTGAGCTACGGGCAGGCGGGGGGGGCCGACTACCGCGCCGTGGACCTCCACCCGGACGCGGAGGGAACGACCTTTACGGTGGAGTACCGGGGCGAGGTGCTGGGCGAGGCACGGGTGTCGCTGCCCGGCACCCACAACGTTCTCAACGCCCTCGCCGCGCTGGCCGTGACCCACCTGTACGGGGGCGACTTCGGGAAGGCGGCGGCGGCGCTGGCCTCCTTCCGGGGACCGGGGCGGCGCTGGCAGCGGGTGGGGCAGCTCAACGGGGCGCTGGTGATCGACGACTACGCGCATAACGCCACCAAGGTCGCGGCGGCGGTGCAGGCGGCGCGGCAGACCGGGCGGCGGGTGCGGGTGGTCTTCCAGCCCCACCGTTACCTCCGCACCCAGCAGTCCTGGCCCCGCCTCGCCGACGCGCTGATGGGGGCGGACGAGGTGCTGATCCTCGATATCGCGGCGGCGTCCGAACAACCCATCCCCGGCATCCACGCCACGCTCGTCAGCGACCGGATGGCGCAGGGTGGGCACGGGGGCGTGCGTTACCTCCCCGACCGCGCCGAGGTCGTCCGTTACCTGCGCGAGACGGCCTCGGGTGGGGACATCATCGTGACGATGGGCGCCGGGGACGTGTGGAAGCTCTCGCGGGAACTCGCGGGGGTGGGGGCGTGA